The following are encoded in a window of bacterium SCSIO 12643 genomic DNA:
- a CDS encoding molybdopterin molybdotransferase MoeA, with product MVTVEEAKDLINTHTEVLEVKTMLVSEALGYVLAEDIFSKIDIPGYPQSAMDGYAVNTDGNIVIGDEFKVVAEVQAGDVNSHTIQPGEAARIFTGAPVPEGATTVVIQEVVRRNEDSIHVEKDVRYGVNIRARGEQIMTGDTGLQSGTKITPAAMGFLAMMGYDQVKVYRKPVIHLVVTGDELVQPGRELKHGQIYESNSVTICGAVQNYGFEVLEVKFVKDTYEETLKSLKDSLETADVVLASGGISVGDYDFVGKAFKELGVEEIFYKIKQKPGKPMFYAKHGETAVFALPGNPASALTGFYQYVLPCLDKMIGLGFSGLKTKWVKMTDSFKKKGDRAQFLKGFVTDAGVEVLEGQSSAMMYSYAITNAIIYIPQDQMEVQAGEEVIVYVLE from the coding sequence ATGGTTACTGTAGAAGAAGCAAAAGATCTGATTAATACGCATACGGAGGTATTAGAAGTCAAAACAATGTTGGTTTCAGAAGCTCTTGGATATGTTTTGGCAGAAGACATTTTTTCTAAAATTGATATTCCGGGTTATCCGCAATCGGCCATGGATGGTTATGCGGTGAATACCGATGGAAATATTGTCATTGGAGATGAATTTAAAGTGGTGGCTGAAGTACAGGCCGGAGATGTGAATTCGCATACGATTCAACCCGGAGAAGCCGCTCGGATTTTTACCGGAGCACCTGTTCCGGAGGGTGCAACTACGGTGGTGATTCAGGAAGTGGTGCGTAGAAATGAGGACTCTATTCATGTGGAGAAAGATGTACGTTATGGCGTAAATATCCGCGCGCGAGGGGAACAAATCATGACTGGTGATACGGGATTGCAGAGCGGAACGAAAATTACTCCGGCTGCGATGGGGTTTTTAGCTATGATGGGCTATGATCAGGTGAAGGTGTATAGAAAGCCTGTCATCCATTTGGTTGTGACTGGAGATGAGCTGGTACAACCAGGAAGAGAATTAAAGCATGGCCAGATTTATGAAAGCAATTCTGTTACCATTTGTGGAGCGGTACAGAATTATGGATTTGAGGTTTTGGAGGTGAAGTTCGTTAAAGATACTTATGAGGAAACATTAAAGAGTTTAAAAGACTCGTTAGAGACTGCGGATGTGGTGCTGGCTTCAGGAGGTATTTCTGTTGGAGATTATGATTTTGTGGGTAAAGCTTTTAAGGAATTGGGGGTAGAAGAAATTTTCTACAAAATCAAGCAAAAGCCGGGTAAACCGATGTTTTATGCCAAACATGGAGAAACGGCAGTGTTTGCATTACCCGGGAATCCGGCATCGGCATTAACCGGTTTTTACCAGTATGTATTGCCATGTCTGGATAAAATGATTGGTTTGGGATTTTCCGGATTGAAAACGAAATGGGTGAAGATGACCGATTCTTTTAAGAAAAAAGGAGATCGCGCACAATTCTTAAAAGGATTTGTGACTGATGCCGGAGTAGAAGTCCTGGAAGGTCAAAGCTCTGCCATGATGTATTCTTACGCCATTACCAATGCGATTATTTACATTCCACAGGATCAAATGGAAGTTCAGGCTGGGGAAGAGGTGATCGTGTATGTCCTGGAATAA
- a CDS encoding formate--tetrahydrofolate ligase, which yields MGEVKSDLEIAQSAELNHISTIAAKIGVDEDNIEMYGKYKAKLPLNLIDDEKVADSNLILVTALTPTPAGEGKTTVTIGLTEGLNKIGKQAMAVLREPSLGPVFGIKGGAAGGGYSQVIPMEDINLHFTGDFNAIEKANNLLSAVIDNNLQSKTRSLGIDGRTIKWKRVIDMNDRALRDITIGLGGLGNGIPRQDGFNITAASEIMAILCMSKDINDLKEKLGNIYVGQTFDKRPVYAKELNCVGAMALLLKDAIKPNLVQTLEHNPVLVHGGPFANIAQGTNSIIATKMGMSLSDYVVTEAGFGADLGAEKFFDLKCAHAELKPKTVVLVATVRALRHHGGAPKEEYNTPNAERVTNGMANVEKHIENIKKFGLNPVVAINNFISDTEEEIQIIKDRCAALGVKAVLSEGWAKGGEGTQDLAKAVVEEIESGSGDFKPLYDWNSTDIVEKMDIVAKEIYGADNVILSKKAQTDLKRIKNLGMDNLPICMAKTQNSFSDNPKLFGRPTGFDVSVREFEIAAGAGFIVPILGPMMRMPGLPAVPASEGMDIDENGVVTGLS from the coding sequence ATGGGAGAAGTAAAATCGGATTTAGAGATTGCTCAGTCGGCTGAGTTGAACCATATTAGTACCATTGCGGCTAAAATAGGTGTTGATGAGGACAATATTGAAATGTATGGTAAATACAAAGCCAAACTGCCATTAAATCTAATTGACGATGAAAAGGTTGCTGACAGTAATTTGATTTTGGTAACCGCTTTAACCCCTACTCCTGCAGGTGAAGGAAAAACAACCGTAACGATTGGTTTAACGGAAGGGTTAAACAAAATTGGAAAACAAGCCATGGCTGTTTTAAGAGAGCCTTCTTTGGGACCTGTTTTCGGAATTAAAGGTGGCGCTGCCGGAGGTGGTTATTCTCAGGTAATTCCAATGGAAGATATCAACCTGCATTTCACAGGTGATTTTAACGCAATCGAAAAGGCCAACAACCTTTTATCTGCAGTAATTGATAACAACCTTCAAAGTAAAACCAGAAGTTTAGGAATTGATGGCAGAACCATTAAATGGAAGCGCGTGATTGACATGAACGATCGTGCTTTACGTGATATCACCATTGGTTTAGGTGGTTTAGGTAACGGAATCCCTCGTCAGGATGGATTCAATATTACAGCTGCATCAGAGATCATGGCGATCTTATGTATGAGTAAAGACATCAATGACCTAAAAGAGAAATTAGGAAATATCTACGTAGGTCAAACATTTGATAAACGTCCGGTATATGCAAAAGAATTAAACTGTGTTGGGGCAATGGCACTTTTATTAAAAGATGCTATTAAGCCAAACCTGGTTCAAACGTTAGAGCACAATCCGGTATTGGTTCACGGTGGACCGTTCGCGAATATCGCTCAGGGAACCAATTCTATTATCGCTACCAAAATGGGAATGTCGCTATCTGATTATGTCGTAACAGAAGCAGGATTCGGTGCAGATTTAGGTGCTGAGAAATTTTTCGATCTAAAATGTGCACATGCAGAGCTAAAACCAAAAACTGTAGTATTGGTTGCAACCGTAAGAGCTTTACGTCATCATGGTGGTGCACCAAAAGAAGAATACAATACACCAAATGCAGAGCGTGTAACTAACGGTATGGCAAATGTGGAGAAACACATTGAAAATATTAAGAAGTTTGGTCTAAACCCGGTTGTGGCGATCAACAACTTCATTTCTGATACTGAGGAAGAAATCCAAATCATCAAAGACAGATGTGCAGCACTAGGTGTAAAAGCAGTTCTTTCTGAAGGATGGGCCAAAGGTGGTGAAGGTACACAAGACCTTGCCAAAGCTGTTGTAGAAGAAATTGAGTCTGGTTCAGGTGATTTCAAACCTTTATACGATTGGAACTCTACAGATATCGTAGAAAAAATGGATATCGTAGCCAAAGAGATTTACGGTGCGGATAACGTAATCTTAAGTAAGAAAGCACAAACTGATCTAAAACGTATTAAGAACTTAGGAATGGATAACCTTCCTATCTGTATGGCTAAGACTCAAAACTCATTCTCTGACAATCCTAAATTATTTGGACGTCCAACTGGATTTGATGTCAGCGTAAGAGAATTTGAAATTGCTGCTGGAGCAGGATTCATCGTACCAATTTTAGGCCCTATGATGCGTATGCCTGGTTTACCAGCTGTACCGGCATCTGAAGGAATGGATATTGACGAAAACGGTGTGGTGACCGGATTAAGCTAA